One Chionomys nivalis chromosome 15, mChiNiv1.1, whole genome shotgun sequence genomic window, TATGAGCATAAATATTATACTCTGCAAGATTATGAGGAGGAAATAGTTTATGAGAACGGAGTTGTGGCCTCCACCTCAACCGTGGCCATGGAGGCAGATGGTGGCCATAGTGGAGGCCCCATAGGCTGCCCATATGTCAGAATCTATGAGAGCAACCAGGGCCAGGATAGCGAGAGGGACTCTGAGGAAAGTGATGCCAACGTGAGAGAAAGCAGTAGCCACCCGGATTCCTCTTTGGAGCTTGACCCGGAAGAACTGAACACCTCAGAGGCTGATGTGGCAAGGGTTCCTCAGAGGCACCTGGGTCGTCAAAACCTCTTCCGTTTCACACCGCACCagatgaagaaaatggaaagCGTCTTTAAAAAATCACAGTACCCAGATTTGGCTGCCAGGGAAGAACTTGCGAGAGCTCTGAAAGTGCCTGAAGTGAAACTGAAGGTGTGGTTTGCCAAACGACGAgccaaagagaggaagaaagaaacactCGTACTGATAGAACACACACCTCCTGTTGAAGACATCATTATACTTAGGGACATTGAGGAAGATTCATCCTAGAATGGCATCATCCTTCGTTCAGGCGCCAAATGGCTAATTGGTGACCCATGTGCCCATTGCCAAGATTAACTAAAATTGAGCACTCATGTTAACAATTAAAACATAACctccaaaaaacataaaatgatcaaaacagaaaatgaaaacaaaaacagagacctTTGGCTTCTTAAAAGGGTCTTCATTGTAAATAGAGGGGATGAGAGAGAACAATTAGTCGGCATACCTGACTAAGCTTTTGTTTTTTAGGGTGGAAAAGCCTGGACCACAATTGTATGACAGAATGTGTCATCTAGAGATTTGGTTCAGAATTAGAGAGTCTTTAATTAACAGTTTTGACCCACAGCAGACATGTGAGCTTGGGAAACATCTCATTGACTTGAAATGTACTGACTGAATATCACTAAGGAAAGTAGTCCTTATCTCAAAATTTCTGCAGATGCGTTAACTTTGGTTGACTAAAATTTCATAGTTCTAAAGACATGGTGTTACAGGTTGGGAAGTAAAACTATTTCACAATATATTAAGCCTTTTAATAACCACTCGCTTCCAAACTTTTTGTCTAACCTAACATCCTCTTAACCGTTAGGTAATTTTTTAGGATATATCGCTAAGCTTAAAAGAATTCTAGCATCCAGTAACCTCAGATTTAAATATGTTGTTGCATCTGATTCCCAAAGCTAATGCAATTGTCAGTTCACTTACTAGATGCGATGgcttgtagttttctttctttttgtttttttttttaacaaggtttCTTTGcataaccctagctgtcctataactcactctgtagaccagactgtcctgaggctcacagagatctgcccgtctctgcctcctgagtgctaggattaaaggtgagtgccaccaccacctggcatttaTAGCTTTCTTTGTTACATGTCTATAAAACTATATTCAACCATTTTGTTGGTAGAATTTGTCTTGCAGATTATCTCAAATTCATGATTCCAGGCCAGGTCACTTGCATTTGCtgcaaaataatcatttttttcttatttcctttaaagCACAGTTGTTATTTAATGTTACCAATTATCAAGGAGAAAGGGTTATGAATCAAATAGACAAGTGACATTTTATCAGAGATTATTAAATACTGATCAAGACTATTGTAGAGAGATTTTCACTATTCTGTGGTAATATCAGGTAAAAATGctagtttctattatttttaccttatgtataaaaataatagttttcattGGGACATTTTCATACTATCATCAAAATAAATACTTGTATTTTAAAGGAATAGAAGACAAGACTTGTTCTAGAGCAAATATGGGTGACAGTAGCCTGGAAACATACATCTGGATCTCCTCAAATGAAATATTCCAATGTGGAAATGGTTTCATAGAAGTTTATTGAAACACAACAATAGTCCACCTAATACATGCATTGGTAGTTACTTCAGAGAGGTGGTTTATAACACGATGGGGAGCTCAGATGTTAACTGATGACATTTCTAGCTTTTGGAGTGGTGGAATATAAGTGTCCAGTAAGTCAATTGCTGCTAAAAGGTTTTAATCTGTTAGTCATAGGATATTAGGTTCAGTACAGAGGTGGGTAAAGAATGACTTTCATGGAGCTAAAGTTAGCAGAAGGCAAGGAAATGAAAGTCTGGACCTGCACCACTCCAGGAGAACATGTAAACATCACTGCACCCCTAATCAGTCATTCAGCTTtagcacatgtacatacatgtatgcaaaatagatattttacatatgtaaatttataatttattttaagtttcattCTCTCTACTTTGCCACTCTTTCTCCTGTAATAAGCTaacttccttctgcttcagcccaCATACATTTTATTACCTATTCTTGATACTCCCCTCTATTTCCCACCCCCTATACACTAATAATCCCCAAATATACACTGGATAGAAGAGAGTTTTTAAGAGCTTGGGAATCTAGTATGAAAGTAGCATAAGGGTTCTGTGGAAAGGAAGGTCAACTTGATTAGGCCATCTGTTTGCTAAGTGGCACTTTAAAACCCTGCTCTCCCTCAGAGACTGGCCAGTGGAGACACTATCTTTCAGAATAATTATATTCTAGAGACACAGCTTCTAAGTCCTTGAGAGAAACGCTTCCTGGGCTGTAAAACTGACAAGAGACTGAGAGAAAATTAACACCtcaaaggagcagagaaaaaaaatgtaattgctAGTTTCCAAAGTGCTAAAGGAAAGGAGAGTCAGAGTCTCAGGGCAGAAGATAAGCGGTCCAAAGACTAGACAGGCTGAGAGGAGCATGGGCAAGGAGATAACCCTCCAAGATCAAACAGACTGAGAAGAACGTGGGTCCTGTTTCCCCAAACTTCTGCCTCATACTTGTTCTTCCTCAGcaaattgttttgaaaattaagtaaaatgtGCAAAAGAAAGCTCTAGCAAGGGCACAATTAAATTAATTCTAGTCTGTAAAATGTGTGATTAAAAATTGCTTTTGATATTAGAATCTTGATTCAGGAAATATTTAACATCTTATTATTAGATCAAAAGTACATATAACATTCACATACGATGGCTTAGGTCTTTTGTTTAAATCAATCATCATAGAGAAGGTAACATTTCCtagatttttctttatatttgtggAATATGGACAAAGAATCTTAATCACCTGACAAGACTGGGTGTAACCTAACTGCATAAGTAAATCATCAttgctaaagaaatagagaattttttatttgaagGGAGATGAGAGAAGCCAAAGTAAAGGTGAACCATTTAGCACCATTAAAATAAGGTAAAGCCAATGTCAGCTCGGTGGAACTGCATCTGGTCCATACATATTTGTGTAATTATCAATCGGCACTACCATGCTGGTGTAATTGAGCTTCCCAAGACCTAAGAGAAGTCATTACACAGTAAAAGCGCTTAAAATGAAAGTCTTGTTGCTTGAGCTAATACATATTCTCAGTTACA contains:
- the LOC130887673 gene encoding homeobox protein Rhox13-like, with product MVQKLYYEHKYYTLQDYEEEIVYENGVVASTSTVAMEADGGHSGGPIGCPYVRIYESNQGQDSERDSEESDANVRESSSHPDSSLELDPEELNTSEADVARVPQRHLGRQNLFRFTPHQMKKMESVFKKSQYPDLAAREELARALKVPEVKLKVWFAKRRAKERKKETLVLIEHTPPVEDIIILRDIEEDSS